A genomic stretch from Neomonachus schauinslandi chromosome 14, ASM220157v2, whole genome shotgun sequence includes:
- the LOC123326623 gene encoding protein C1orf194-like, translated as MPFTRDPFQHPTLDNDDTFLGKLRASKIPKDDLDFCLAALYNHHTGTFKNKSEILLHQETTQDTRGIIKTQFPGELLPPPPPPSITSRANIRHWINPKKESIHSIQGSIVSPHTAATNGGYSRKNDGGFFST; from the exons ATGCCTTTCACCCGAGACCCCTTCCAGCACCCTACGTTGGATAACGATGATACCTTCCTGGGAAAACTCCGGGCTTCCA AGATACCAAAGGATGACCTGGATTTCTGCTTAGCAGCCTTGTACAACCACCACACAGGGACATTCAAGAACAAAAGTGAGATACTCTTACACCAGGAGACCACCCAGGATACCCGTGGAATCATCAAGACCCAATTCCCTGGAGAACTTTTACCCCCTCCTCCGCCACCTTCCATCACTTCCCGAGCTAACATCAGACACTGGATCAACCCTAAGAAGGAGTCTATCCACAGCATCCAGGGATCCATAGTGTCCCCTCACACTGCAGCCACCAATGGAGGCTACTCCCGAAAGAATGATGGTGGCTTCTTCTCTACCTAA